The segment GGTGGGCGTTCGTCGCCGACGTTCCGTTGACGTCTACTGGCAAGTTCGACAAGAAGAAGCTGCGCCGCCAGCATGCCGACGGTGAGCTCGCCGTCGAGACGCTGGCGTGAACCATCCACTGCTACGGAAGCACCGACGTTGAGGAGAGGACACACATGAAAACACGCGCTGCCGTGCTCTGGGGCTTGGGAGAGAAGTGGGAGGTTGATGAGATCGAGCTGGATCCGCCCGGTGCGGATGAAGTGCTGGTCCGGTTGACCGCCAGCGGGTTGTGCCATTCAGACGAACACCTGGTGACCGGTGATCTGCCGTTTCCGCTGCCCGTCGTCGGTGGTCATGAAGGCGCCGGCACCGTGGTCGAGGTGGGTGCAGGTGTCGAGGACCTGGCCGAGGGCGATTCGGTCATCCTGACGTTCCTGCCGTCTTGCGGGCACTGCTCTTACTGCGCGCGCGGGATGGGAAACCTGTGCGACATGGGTGCGGCGATCATGATGGGACCCCAGATCGACGGCACCTACCGCTTCCATGCCCGCGGCGAGGATGTCGGCCAGATGTGCTTGCTGGGCACGTTCTCGGAATACACCGTGGTGCCGAAGGCCTCCTTGGTCAAGGTTGACCACGGGACACCGTTGGACAAGGCGGCCTTGATCGGTTGCGGTGTCACGACCGGTTACGGCTCGGCGGTACGCACCGGTGACGTGCGCGCCGGGGATACCGTGGTCGTGATCGGCGCCGGCGGCATCGGCATGAATGCGATCCAAGGCGCCCGCATCGCTGGCGCGTTGACCATCGTGGCTGTCGACCCAGTGGAGTTCAAGCGCGAACAAGCTGGCGGTTTCGGCGCGACGCATGCCGTTGCCACCATCGATGAGGCCTGGTCACTGATCAGCGACATCACCCGTGGCAAACTCGCCGACGTCTGCGTCTTGACCACCGACGTCGCCGAAGGGGCCTACACCGCTGAGGCGCTATCACTGGTCGGTAAACGCGGCCGTGTGGTCATTACCGCGATCGGACACCCCGAAGACACGTCGATGTCGGGCTCGCTGCTGGAATTAACGCTGTATGAAAAGCAGATCCGCGGTGCCCTCTACGGCTCGTCCAACGCCGCCCACGACATCCCGCGGCTCGTCGAACTCTACAACTCCGGACAACTCAAACTCGACGAGCTGATCACCCGTGAGTACACCCTCGATGAGATCAATGAGGGCTACGACGACATGCGGTCAGGCCGCAACATCCGAGGACTCATCCGATTCTGACAGAGCACCGAAAGCAGGGAAGCGCAAAACGGCACCAAGCGAGCTCAGTACAACGATGGCGATGCTGCGGGTCAGGGGCTCTCACCGTTGACGCTTTGATGCGGATAGCGATCGAAAGCAATGTTTCCCATAGTCATAGGCGGTCGAGCTGCGCGGGTGAGATTGGCTGCGGTCGACCAGTTCTGGCACCTACCGCCAGCCGCGACGCCTTGATGGAACGTAGCTTTCGATGAGTCTTAACAGTGCTATTGGACAAGAGAGGAAGCGGCGATGGCGAGGATTGAAATTCCCTATCCCCACAGGAGAGGAGGGCACTGTGGTTCCGGTGCGCTGCGTGACCTTACTGAATGGGCACAACTAGGATGGGGGACAGAAACACTCAGTGAAGGATTGGTCTTCACCCTCGGCGGAGCCTTGGACTTCTCGTACGTCCGCTCTACGCAATTGTTTCCCCAGATCTACCTGGTAGGACGAGGAAGCGACCTGGAAAAAGACTACCTCTCCCGAGTTGGTGCAAACTGCGTAGTGCGATCGACCGATGACGCAGACGTGGGATGGTCATTTGTTACCGACGAAGTCGACAAGGGCCGACCCGTCATGGTCTGGGCTGACATCGGCGAACTTCCTTACCTGCGCGTCCGATTGCACATGAGCCGTCACGACATCGTCATCACCGGATATGATGACGAACAAGGGGTTGCCTATGTGGTCGATAATGACCGCGAGACCACCCAAACGGTGGCTTATGACGACCTGCGCCGGGCGCGGTCCTCGGTAGGGTTCCCTACACCGACCCGGCACACCACATATCACGTCGACTGGCCGGAGCGAGTGCCCGACCTTGGGCCGATTGCCGCCACTGCATTAGCCGCGAGCGCAGCTTTCATGCGCGGCGGTGCCGTAGGTGCGCCGCTACTGCGCATCGAGGCAGCTGAAGTCGAGGCCTCCGGTTTGAAGGGTGTGCAGGAGTTCGCCGATGACGTACGGCATTGGCCAACGGTGTTTGATGACGACGCCCTGACCGCGGCATTGTTCGGGCTCGGGGCGTTCATCGAGAAAGCCGGAACCGGTGGCGGGCTCTTTCGTATGCTGCAAGCACAAGGTTGCCAGAATATCGCCGATCTCCTCGGGGACGCCGCCGCAGCCGAAGCGGCGGCCGCGGCCCGACACGCTTCCCAAGCGTGGTCTGAGCTTGCGGCCGCAGCCACCGATGCCGGCACATCGCTACGGAGTCGTAGTCTCGCTGCGGCCAAAATCGCCGCGACGATCCCGGACTCCGAAACACGCCTCGTCGAAGCCCTCGAAACGGCCAGTCGATCCGTTGGCACTGTCGATACCGGCCTCGAGGCTTATCTGAAAGGCTATCTGTGAGCGAC is part of the Mycobacterium adipatum genome and harbors:
- a CDS encoding NDMA-dependent alcohol dehydrogenase, whose product is MKTRAAVLWGLGEKWEVDEIELDPPGADEVLVRLTASGLCHSDEHLVTGDLPFPLPVVGGHEGAGTVVEVGAGVEDLAEGDSVILTFLPSCGHCSYCARGMGNLCDMGAAIMMGPQIDGTYRFHARGEDVGQMCLLGTFSEYTVVPKASLVKVDHGTPLDKAALIGCGVTTGYGSAVRTGDVRAGDTVVVIGAGGIGMNAIQGARIAGALTIVAVDPVEFKREQAGGFGATHAVATIDEAWSLISDITRGKLADVCVLTTDVAEGAYTAEALSLVGKRGRVVITAIGHPEDTSMSGSLLELTLYEKQIRGALYGSSNAAHDIPRLVELYNSGQLKLDELITREYTLDEINEGYDDMRSGRNIRGLIRF
- a CDS encoding BtrH N-terminal domain-containing protein, whose product is MARIEIPYPHRRGGHCGSGALRDLTEWAQLGWGTETLSEGLVFTLGGALDFSYVRSTQLFPQIYLVGRGSDLEKDYLSRVGANCVVRSTDDADVGWSFVTDEVDKGRPVMVWADIGELPYLRVRLHMSRHDIVITGYDDEQGVAYVVDNDRETTQTVAYDDLRRARSSVGFPTPTRHTTYHVDWPERVPDLGPIAATALAASAAFMRGGAVGAPLLRIEAAEVEASGLKGVQEFADDVRHWPTVFDDDALTAALFGLGAFIEKAGTGGGLFRMLQAQGCQNIADLLGDAAAAEAAAAARHASQAWSELAAAATDAGTSLRSRSLAAAKIAATIPDSETRLVEALETASRSVGTVDTGLEAYLKGYL